The following is a genomic window from Adhaeribacter radiodurans.
AGCAAAAAATGCATACCCTTAGCGGTGGTCAAAAAACCAAAGTTTTCCTGGCTGGCATATCCATCCATCAACCCGAACTGGTTTTACTCGACGAACCCAGCAACCACCTGGACACTGCCGGTCGGCAATTGCTGTGCAACTTTATTCAGTCCAGTTCCAGCACCATGCTGGTAGTAAGCCACGACCGTAAATTGCTATATCTACTTGATGTGGTAATGGAATTAAGTAAACGCGGAATTTCGGTATACGGCGGCAATTATGATTTTTACGTCGAACAGAAAAACATGGAAAGCCAGGCCTTGAACCAGGAGGTACGCAGCAAAGAAAAAGCTTTGCGCAAAGCCAAAGAACTAGAGCGGGAAACCGCCGAACGGCAACAAAAGCTGGACGCCCGCGGCAAGAAAAAACAGGTAAAGGCCGGTATGCCTAAAATCATGCTGAACGTCATGAAAAATAACGCAGAAAACAGCACCTCGCGATTAAAAGGAATTCATGCTGAAAAAGTGGGCGCCATTTCGCAGGAGCTACATGAATTACGTAAAGAACTGCCTGTTACCGATAAAATGAAGTTCGGCTTCGACCAATCTACCTTGCACAAGGGTAAAATATTATTTACCGCCAAAGAAATAAATTACAGCTTCGGCGGGCAACTGCTTTGGCAACCAGCCTTAACTTTCCAGATTACCAGTGGGGAGCGCATCGCCCTAACAGGATTAAATGGTTCGGGTAAAACTACTCTAATCCGGATAATTTTAGGTGAAAATGAACCTCGAGCTGGTACGGTACAAAGAGCTTACAATAAAACTGTGTACATCGATCAGGATTATTCTTTAATTAATAACAACCTAAAGGTTTACGAGCAGGCTCAGCAATTTAATTCTTCTGGCTTACAGGAACACGAAATTAAAATCCGGCTCAACCGATTTTTGTTTATTAAAGATGATTGGGACAAACCTTGTATTGCCTTAAGTGGGGGTGAGAAAATGCGCTTAATGCTTTGTTGCCTCACAATTAGTAATAAAGCACCCGACATTATAGTGTTAGACGAGCCTACCAACAACTTAGATATCCAGAACATTCAAATTTTAACTACTGCCATTAACGATTATCAAGGCACGTTGTTGGTAGTATCGCACGACGAGTATTTCCTGGAACAGATAAACGTAGAAAGAATAATTCATTTAAGGTAATTTGAAATAAACACCTGGGCGTTTACCCGGTAGTAAGCCATTTAAACTTATCCGATGTTTTAGAACCGATTGTATTAACCGAAGAAATAACCGCCGGCTTTAACATTAAACCTGGATTAGGCATGAAAGGAAAAACGGATTATTTACTGGTATTTGCTAACGAAGTGGAAATAAAAAGTATAACTCCAAACCTAAACGAAATTGCCAAATTAAACGCCCGAGGTGTTATTATCACCGCTAAAGGCAATGAGGTTGATTTTGTGTCCCGGTTTTTTGCGCCGCAATCGGGCGTGAACGAAGACCCGGTTACAGGATCAGCGCATACTTCTTTAACACCTTACTGGGCCGCACAATTAAGAAAATCAGACTTAACCGCCATTCAATTATCAGAGCGGAAGGGATATTTACAATGTAAATATCTAAACGATCGCGTTGAAATAAGCGGTAAAGCAAAGCTATATTTACAGGGAGAAATATATCTGAAGTAAAAAGTAAATTAATTACTAAAAGCCCTGGTAATAAATAGTTAACCGGCAAATTCAGGAATGAAGCACTAATTATTTTCAGGCTACTTGGGTCATTTTTGGTGTTTGCTGGCTTACCTATTTTAACGTCAGAATACCAATAGACTTATTTCTATTGGTATGTCAATTATTGACCAATAATTTGGCCCGACTTAATTTTAAGTAGCTTTCTGATTCATCCGAAGTTAAATGTTTACTCTCAAATTGTACTATAATAATGCTTCAGAGCGGGTAATGTTTTATCACCTGATCTGAAGTTTTAAACTTTCAGGAGAATGAGAATATTATTTATTGGTGATAGCATTACCAGGGGGAAATTAGGGGTAAGTTATATTCAGCTTATAAAAAAAGAGTTTCCGGCTTATGAATTAGTAAACCTCGGGGTAGATGGCGATACGTTTTCTAATATTTCCCGGCGGCTACAAACTAAAATTGAGCAAGATTCTGAGTTTGATTACATTGTTCTGCAAGGAGGCTACAACGATATTTTTTTACCTTATTTCCGAGAAAAAAGTAAATTATTTCAATTTGCCTTAAAACAGCAACTTAAGAAAGGCTTGGTACCCTTGGAAACCGCCCCTGCTTTTGAAGCAGAATTAAGAAAAATAGTAAAAACCGTAAAGCAAAAATTCCGGGGTAAACTGGTGGTCACTACTATAGGTTGTATTAACGAATTTCGAGGTTTTGTTTTAAACTCCAAACGGAAAGAGTACAACACCATTATCCGGCATGTGGCTCAGGAAGAAAATATTGGTTTAGCTGATTGTGGATTGTTGTTTGACCAGGTTTTACAACAGGAACTACAAACCAATTATTTTCTGGAAAGTTTTTGGACCGTTACCGTTGCTGACAGAATTATTTCTGTTTTTAAAAATGGACCTGATTGGCTTAGTCAGAAACGAAAACTGAAATTAACGATAGATGGAGTTCATCTAAATAAGAAAGGAGCGGCCCTGGTTAAGAAGAGTTTATTGCCGAACTTAAGCTTACCGGAACGTAAAGCCAAATTGGTAGTTTAAACCCGAACATGAAAATCTAAATTTTTAGCTAAAGATAATTAAGCAGCCGTAACTTTACTTTTACTATTTAGATCTTAAGGGGAAAGCCATTAACCTAACTACATTCATGTTCCATTTTCGTCAGCTAAGTAAAATTGCAATAAAGGTATTTATTTGGAGCGTTCTTAGTTTTAACTTTTTTACAGGAAGTATGGCGCAAACCCGGACGGCTCCGTTTAAAGTAATTGCT
Proteins encoded in this region:
- the abc-f gene encoding ribosomal protection-like ABC-F family protein, encoding MLTIQNLTYIHPNKDLLFDNINLTLTQHDKAALIGNNGTGKSTLLKIIAGNLPSSAGVVQTLATPYYIPQLFGQYNHLTISQALQIEGKLKAFYQILEGNVTGVNLELLNDDWTLEERCTEALAYWGLEAFNLKQKMHTLSGGQKTKVFLAGISIHQPELVLLDEPSNHLDTAGRQLLCNFIQSSSSTMLVVSHDRKLLYLLDVVMELSKRGISVYGGNYDFYVEQKNMESQALNQEVRSKEKALRKAKELERETAERQQKLDARGKKKQVKAGMPKIMLNVMKNNAENSTSRLKGIHAEKVGAISQELHELRKELPVTDKMKFGFDQSTLHKGKILFTAKEINYSFGGQLLWQPALTFQITSGERIALTGLNGSGKTTLIRIILGENEPRAGTVQRAYNKTVYIDQDYSLINNNLKVYEQAQQFNSSGLQEHEIKIRLNRFLFIKDDWDKPCIALSGGEKMRLMLCCLTISNKAPDIIVLDEPTNNLDIQNIQILTTAINDYQGTLLVVSHDEYFLEQINVERIIHLR
- a CDS encoding PhzF family phenazine biosynthesis protein translates to MKGKTDYLLVFANEVEIKSITPNLNEIAKLNARGVIITAKGNEVDFVSRFFAPQSGVNEDPVTGSAHTSLTPYWAAQLRKSDLTAIQLSERKGYLQCKYLNDRVEISGKAKLYLQGEIYLK
- a CDS encoding SGNH/GDSL hydrolase family protein, with the translated sequence MRILFIGDSITRGKLGVSYIQLIKKEFPAYELVNLGVDGDTFSNISRRLQTKIEQDSEFDYIVLQGGYNDIFLPYFREKSKLFQFALKQQLKKGLVPLETAPAFEAELRKIVKTVKQKFRGKLVVTTIGCINEFRGFVLNSKRKEYNTIIRHVAQEENIGLADCGLLFDQVLQQELQTNYFLESFWTVTVADRIISVFKNGPDWLSQKRKLKLTIDGVHLNKKGAALVKKSLLPNLSLPERKAKLVV